Within Trichoderma atroviride chromosome 2, complete sequence, the genomic segment CGGAGGCTGCAAGTGCCCTCAACCAGAAGCTACTAGTCAATACCGGGCGTACGGCAACCTACATCGCCTTCCATCAGACATGTTCTATGACGGCGAGATGAGCTCGGGCACATGAAGGAGAATATGTATCCACCGAGCACCATGCATCTAAAGAAGCATTCGGAGAAGCTCTTGGGATGCCGGAACATGGAGGGGAACCGGCTAATAGTAAGCTTTGGAGAAAGTGCGAAGGCCTCTGGAATCCCATGCAGCATGCTTGGGTGGCTGAGCAAGTGAAGTGCCTGCTGGGCGATGACGAGTTCCAGAGCCTCTTGGAGCAGACTGAATCAATGATTCAGACACCGTATAGCACTGCTCGCCGTCTTGGACAAGTGAAGCAGCCACGCAGGACAACGTCAGTGTACTGCAGGTGGGATGCTCGGCCTCTACTACTATCGGTAGGTAGTTACCTCCTCCAACTCTCCTACAGCCTTTACCGATTGTTTACCTTCTATCGTTGCCATTTCCTCCAACCCTCGAAGAAATCCTGAGCTTAACTGGGCATCGGATGTTTGCTAACAATGCCCGCCATGCCCAGCCGACCGCGCCCAAGCAAAGTGACCAAGCCGTCTCCCGGGTCTGGCACTCGTTGGGCAAGTCATTCATCTCTCTCCATTGCTGCTcaagagcagctcaagcAATATGCAAAAGAGGCTGCaaatgccaatgccaccgCCACTGCCAATCACGACGTCACTGCCCTCGACACCTCCATTGCCGGGGCCGATGCTCTTGAGAAACCCACATCGACGGTAGTAATACATTCACAATCGCCAATTTGCTCGCAAATGGGGGCTCGATAGCTTCGATCCGCAATTCTCTTGGCACCTCCAATGACCTTTTGTAAGTCTCAGGTCCGAAGCTGTGCGTCCTGAAATCTAGTATACTAATACTGCCTAAGATATGACCAGTGGCTCTCAACGGCATTTACTACGCATGCGCTACGGAAGGGAGGCGGCCTGAAGATGAGGTTACAAGTTTTGTTCTGGGGGAAGGCCGGGACCTTTTTGCGTGTTCATTGTGCCTTTGTCTTGTGTAGTGTCTGCTCTGCTGGTGACGCCACCAGAGAGTTCGCCGCGGGTGTTGATTCTCATTAAAGCCTTTCTCGTTACATTTCAACGCAGACTTGATATAACGCTTACTTGCGATTTACCTATCTTCCACTCATCTCCAGGAGGGAAACATGTCGGCTCTGGAGAACACCTCTGGAGAACAGCACATCGACTCATGCCTTGCTTTAGATCTCAAAGTCAGCCACCAGCCTATAATCTTTTAGTTGAGTCTTTGCAGTAAGTCCACGCCTATTATTCCATGTCATATCTGTCTGAAATCGTCGGAAAATGTGATTAATGACTATTTCTTAGTTTATAGCTTTAGTTCTTCGCGTTGTTGTTGCCCTTTGTGGCAAGTTGAATATTATCGCCTCCACCGTCACCGTCTTTTCTTACCTACCTCACGAGGTAGACTTGATAATTAATATTGTCTCTGCGATTCTCTATTGTTCCTTTTGTTCTGCCTATCTTACTCAgcctttctcatcttctctcctccgTCGGTTCCACGCCTTCTGTCGCACAACGCGGCAGCAGCTAATCTAGTGGTgtgcatcgcatcgcatcgcatcgctcGATCGCTCAATCGTCCTCCAATTCGCAGGTCGTGTCCATCATAGATCTCTACTGAATCTGCCCAAGTTTAACAACTAGCGGCGCCCGACTAGCCCTACCAGCTCCCGCCTCGGCAGTAGAATGCCCCAGCGCGCAAGAGCAGCCACGGCGAGCACAAGAAGCGCCAGCCAGTCTCCATGTATTTCCTCCTCTGTcaattttcctttgtttctcCCTTCTTACTCATCCCCAGGCACAGCGAGATCGTCAAGATTGAACAGCAAAAGATACAACTTCAACTCCACTTTCACAGACGATCCGCAAAGACTCAACGTCGCTATTACCTATGCTACGCTCAAAGACAAAGCCGCGCTGCTTATCGCCAATGACTTGGAGAAAGCAGTAGCCCCACGCAAAGCCGAGTTCAAGTGCTGACTGTCGACAAAGCACAAGGAAATTAGGCAGATGTTGTTTTCTTGACATGGTACGAACATTGTCTGTGGGATTCGTGGACGATCCGCAAAGACTCAACGCCGCTATTACCCGTACTAGATAAGCAGAGGTCATTATCATACATGTCCGCATGAATTGTCGGCAGGTCAAGCGATACCGGCGTACACAATTCACTACGCAGCTTCAGGGCGATGCACATAGGTACAGGTACCTGCTTCACCTGCGATGATGTATGAACGTACTGTGGCATTCTACTAGGTACGAACATTGTCTGTGGGATTCGCGGGCGATCTGCAAAAACTCAACGTCACTATTACCCGTGCCAGACAAGCAGAGGGCTACGGGGTTTCTTCAGAGCGCAATGATAAGAAAAGCAAGCATCTACAGCATatacatcatcttcatctacgGCACTCGATAATTTTGCTGAGCATCCGGGCCGCATATCGCAACAGTTCAAAAGCCTCCTTATTGCAAAAACTATCAGGGGACAGCACACGAGCCCAGCACACATTTGTTATACACGGCTACAAGGGCGAAGATGAATATGAAGCATTCGTCACCCTGGCATTAGCAATAAAGAAGAACCTAACAGCAATTGAAGACCCGAATCCAGGTAGAACTCGCTCCTTCTCGCTCCACGCTGCTCTACGGCTGCCCGCCACAATCATGAAGATGACCTTATCGGCCTTTAAATGTCCAAAGAAAGCTCGATGGCTCGGCCGAGTACAGCAGTGTTCGCGATGTGGCTAGGAGCTATAGCTTGGCAAGAATACGAGAGCGGCAACATGGCTGGCCTGGGAGGCATTGAACAATTGTTTTATATCTTGTCGCAATCAGCCACATCTTGTGTACAACGACAGGTATGCCATGCCAGAAACTCTACAAACCTTGGAAGGAAAAGTGCGCAGGTTTGGGGTGGTGGGCACAATCGTAAAGGATTATTATCTGCGACCATGGAAATACAAATTTTTTATTCAGCACTCTTCTCAAATTTACGCACCACAATAACACTAGATTTGTTTCTCGCTCTGGAGACATTCCATGCTACTGTCACTGCTATATAAAAGAACTAGGGTCCTGGATGACTTTGCCTTTGATGAAATAGTATTCATGTTTTGAACTTTGTATACATTTGTATTTTGCGGCCTTATGATACTTGATCTTGAAGAGCGCGAGCCGTTGTCTAAGCATGATATCTTGTATCTGGCCTATAGGACCAAACCATGAGAAGTTGCCTCTTGATTACGTAGAAAGAGCTAGATAATGGGCATATAAACTGTGAGAGCATTGGCCTAGGCGAGAAGGGATTGACAGGCCCAATGGAAAGATTCCATAAGAGCGTCCGTCTTGTGTGAGTCTGAAAAGCCATTTGCTCGTCATAATTACCTGGCCTGGTTCACGCATGGGCCATGTGGACCGCTTTGGCCGCAGGAGAAAGTGATGCGGAAAATCCATCGAAAttggtgatggtgccgcAGAAACGGCTGGGATGATGTGCCTGTTCACCACTGGGGAAGAGCAACTGAACGCCCGTGCACTTTCTTCTCtcgaaagaagaaacattCATCCTTTCACAtctccaagaagccagctttgccaggagagagaagaatcaGCTTTGTTGCAGCCACCAGCTTTGTTGCAGCAACTAGATCATTGTATGCTCCGAGAATGCCTCAAACAAAGCCTCTTTCTAACAAGAATAGCACAGGACCGTCTCCAAAAGGCAGCGCTATCAAAGAATTCGAAAAGACAGACACGAAGCTGGGAACCATtgtttccctctttttctgttGACGTTTCCGTCTCTCTTAATAGATCTTACCTAACCCACCTAAGCAATTGTTAATTATCGTCGACGTTCGATTCGCAACCACCTATTTGCCATAATACCAGCACAATGGACAGTCCCCGTCTGCCGAGACTCTCGAGTGGCAGACCGCCAGAATTACGGTTCGGGCAGATCGCTCTTGGCTCGTGAAGGCGAATGCAAACGGCCCCGAGCAAAGAACAATTGGacatgaagatggtgatAATTTGGTACAACcagttggagatggagttcTCCAGACTCTGATTGAAGATCAATGGTGCATTGTGGAAGTCCTCCCCCCGAGGCAAAACCATGTACAAGTTCACACCACAAGCCGCAAAGCGCAAGCGGAAGAAGAATCTGTTGGACCAGATCAGTCTGCTCTCAGGAGTTCGAATGGACTTGATCTGCAAAGGCAGCAACGGTGGGACGCTGGTGAGAGACAGACCCCAGACGAGCCACGCCCCGTCATCAGAGCAGAGCCCACTGTGAATGGACTTTACGTTGGGTGGTTCACCTACATGCTGGGACCTGTGTTTGTTCGACCGGTCGACACTGGCGATGCCACTCCAAATGTTCGGCATCAGGTCTCATGCGCCGACTTTGAGGGGACAGATTTCAAGGTTGAGCCAGCGGGTTGCGTGGCAGGGTGCCAGACCATCCCGCATTATCTGGCAACGATGCCCGACAACTTGCGAGCCATGGCAAGAAGTTCTCAACCATTTTTCGGTTTGGTTCATACTCTCTCAAGGCAATAAGACAGCAAATGGCCAGACAGACGAGGTCAACGggatgaaaaaaaacaagcccTATACGTATTTGAGGCTATTCTTAAGCGCGCTATGGTCATATCGGCTGAGCAATGAGCAAATGCTTGAATATGTGCTGGGTAAGAAAGTTGTTGGAAACGGCGGATCATCCTCACTGGCAGTCATGTCTGGTTTTTCCACGAAAAACTGAAGAATATCGAGTTCCGACGTCGTCTTAAGAGCAGTATTCAAAGCTCgcctgttgctgttggcctTGACAGCTTCCTTGGGAGATTCTGCGATCGATATGGCGAGGGCAAATGAAGAATAGTTGACTGTGTGATCTGCAGTGGCAAGTCGAGCCGCTCTGTTGTCTCTCGCTAATGCCTCTTGTTGCGATTCTCACTGTTATTCGCGGATATTTTCTTGATTAAATCTTTCAGTCCTTCCATTGTCGCATTCGCCCATCATCGATTTGAGAAATGCGTTTAATGGTGTTCTGGCTGCGGGGGAGACAGTATGCCAGCTCTCACTCCTGATCCTCACAAGAAGAGCCCACTGGGCCGAGGTTAGCCTACCGCGTGCTGGATATTGAAAGCCTTTTCGCGCTTCAGCAGTTTCTGCGATGTTGGGTAGGAATATCATGGCCATCGGCGAATGGATTGGCCGCAAGGACGATTGTGATTGAGCTTTATGCGAATGTGGTGTGCACCGTGAGCGAGCGATCATGTGCCTTGCGTCCCGACGCGCCCTAGAACGTGTGGCCCTTTGCGTCTACAAACGATATGGTCTATCATGCGATCTCCATTGAGTCAAGTCTAGCAACTCAGGAAACAAGCGATTTGGGACCCCGCGAGGATGTTCGCAGTCGCTCCGGCTCAAGTGGACATATGCAGAGATATGGCGAGATACTTCTTCAATCCGTCCATGGCATCTTCTCATAACAAGTTCTGATTCCTCTCATTCGTTTTCTATACGAAgtttccttctttcctttttttcttaatttacTTGGAATCGGCATTTCGTTCGCTATGGAATTTGCTTCGACAATCTTTGGGAGAACATGCTGGGCACAGGCCAGCCAAAAGAACTGCACCGCATTATTTATCaagagagaagctggagattgCTTTTACTGTGAAGGGGACGTCCAAGAGGACTTTTGTTTCTCCAGGAAAGGTTACCTTTATGAATCATGTGgcaggagagaagaggtcTATTGGTTCTTGATACAATTTGCTCAGTATATAACTTATCTACATTACTTTCTTACCTTTTGTAACTGATCCTTTATCTTCTCCAGGCCATCCTTGTGTGAATGATTGTAGCTGGGGTAGATATCCAAGAGCGAGCCGCCATCTATCGCTCGTAACAAATGCGCTCTGTTGCCACCGGAAGCGTGGTCTGCAAACTTATAGCCGCGCTGATTTTTGGCCAAGTCTTCCAGATTAATTATTTCCAAGCTTCTGGAGGATGCTTAGCCATCAGACTCGTCACCAACGAGATCGGATGCCCGGAGCCACGCGGACTGTTGTCTCCTATGAGAACGCTCACTGTGATTTTGGTtccgtttttttctctttgtcgTTTTCTTTACCCGAGTCTCTGAAATTGGATGCTTATGCATATGGTTATTGAGGTATCTATACTCTCGTCATCCGGGAGAGGTGGTAACACCTCTTTGCTTGCTATTGTATATGCTCTACGCTTGGCCCACGCTCCTTTGTTGAATGGGGTGCCTACTCCCAGCTCCCTTTCGAACTACCCCACATGTTAGAGACATAAGTGTATTTAGATTTGGAAGTATTTCCCCTTTAGGTAAATGGCATTGCATTTTGAAAACATGGTCAGTTAGTTCATAGTAGAAAGCCTTCTAACTTAGGCCAGGGCCTTTGTTAAGAAGGCTAGGGCCGCGCTTCCAAGCTGCGGGCACTAATAGGAGTAGAATTCTGCATGTATATAGGTACCTATATAGAATACCAAACCCATGCGCACATATGTAAAGCACGATAGCTATTAATGTCTTACTCTCGCCCTCTTAAAAGTTCAGTCATATTTGGCTGCTTGGGAACTGCCAACCAGGACGCAAAATGCCTTGACGTAACTCCTCAAGCTCCGCTATGCCATTCCCTCACTTTGCCGTGCCATAAACCCACTTAATCATTCTCATTGTCTGCTTCTTGTTGTGCCATTCCTTCCACCACGCTCACTTCATCCACTTGGTTCCCTCTGTCAAGCTCCTCGTACAACTTCCACTTTAGTCTACTCTTCATCCACTTCTTGCTGCGCCCTCCACCAAAGTTCGTTCCTTCCATCCTTCCCTCTCTATTTACCTCCGCTCTCGCCTTTGTTATGGTATGGAGCTTACTTGCTCGTACGTTTATCCTCGACGACAGTCGTTTGTTGTCCAATTAGAGGCCACTGTTCGGCATGCCTTTTCTTACGTTCGGATAGCTACATATCTTCGAATCCTTTCTGTACATTAGGTGTCGGTGAAATATGACCTATTTCAAAAGATAGTACCCATATTGCGCCGTGTTTAGCTAGCATTTATAAgtatctttcttctttgggatTAAACGCTAGCTAGAAGGATCACACACTATTGATCACCAATTTCCATATTAGGCATTTCTTAGCCTGCACCCTGGCCGTAGGCCAAAACAGCCGACGGTTAGAAAGAACCTTAGATAAATCATTCACGAATGAGTTTTGTAATCCTATATAAACAGctagtaataattataatataaataccTTGCTATTTTCCACTCTTGATAAAATCTCCAGTCCATCTACAAAAGCAAATCAACATTAAAGTCTACCTTTTCACCATGCAATATCCAAGTTCTATCTTCGCCCTTTTTgccttccttgccctcaGGGTATGCATCTATTTCCAAATTTCCTAGCAATTAAAAATATCACATACACTAATATCCTAGCGATTATGTTAGGTCTACGGTCTGGAAGCTCCGATTGAGGGCTATGGTGTCATAGAGCTTCAATGGGAGGTTGAGACCACCCCTGGAGGTCCAACTGTACTTGTTAACGGCACGATCGAACAAGTCTACGACAAGCTCACCAAAATTAATCCCAATTTCACAACCGAGTACCCACTCCAATCGCGACATCGTGGAGCGAGCGGAGCGCGAGAAAAACGCTACACTGTAGAGTCCTATTTTTGCTGGTCTCGATGGCCTTATACCTCATTGTTTACCATCGAAGATGGTATTAGCTATTTGAGAGGAGTCCGAGGGCAGCCCACAAACGGCCCAGGACCTGGAAACTGCGGTAGGGTCAGTTGTTCATATCAGTCTGCTATCTGGTGGTGTAACGATGTGAGTGTCATTTTTGCGTACTCGAAATTATCAAATGGAGAATAATGGGTACTAATTTTATAGAATTCGGGATCGAAAACGTTGCAAGATTTCGGCGATATTGCCGATGGCGCTGAAGTCATCACTGACAATTGTCAAGCTACGGTTGTTGTCGCCGGTATACCAGAGGTTGTTACAGCCGGTCAGGTATTTTACACCGATGCCTGGAATGTTATTGTCCGGAAGGATACAGATAATTGTTAAGTCAATTAGTGGGATAATGGTATGATCAAGGGGCAGCAGGTTTCCGACACTTGTTCCTTAGTCTTATTATCCTTAGGTACTATAAGCTATACTTTACGCAAGTTACTCGTAAACATTTCTTGCTTTTTATGTTAAGCATCAAGGTCTCTATATAGCTATTATAtccttttatatttaaacGTATTTGGCAGTCATGTACATGCATTTTGATATTGATGTGAAGTGAACTGGCTGCCTTCATGCTGCGTTACGGCTGAGGTGATGGACACTGGTGCCTATTTCCTCCTGTCATGTGGTCATTTCGGCTTGGAGGCAGCAGGCAATGCCCGTGTTACTGCATCAGTAACTTCATCCGGGCAGCCCACCAGGGTACACGCAACGGCTGAATGCAGAGCAAGTCTTACATTTGACAAAATGTTCAACATCTCATTCTCACCAAAGGATATTCAAGGCGCAGTCTTCCGATCATTGGACGGCCCTCTCATACCGCTTACCCATCTGCTATTACATGGAGCATGGTGTAAGTTTTAACTCCCGCCTTGCCCCGAATCTAGGCTGGAACGGCTCCTCTCGCAGCAAGAGCTtccatggctggagagatgcaCGCGCAAATCTTTTCGATTTTATTGACCAAGATATCGTCATTATCGGGCACAAAGTTCAGATGATTTGGAGACACTACGATTGCTCCATAGGCAGATTGTCGATTCGCGAATACTTGCCATGTCTGCGACCTACACGCCGCTAACAAAGGGGCACGATTTTTATGGACTTTCTTGGTATTAAACTCAGACAGGATACGACCTGCTCTCTAGAAAATGCATTGGCGTCAAGAGAAACTGTGTTGCACTGCATCCCATGGCCAAAAGACCTGGATATCTGGGCCAAAAAAATGGAAGCATCTACACAGAGGACAAGGGTCTGCCTAAGAGATGACAAGGATTCTCTTGCTACCGAAGCGGGTTTGTCTTTCATCAAAGCTGATATTCACGTCAATTTGCTAACGATGATGGAGGCATCTAGCACTATGCCGTGATCAAGATTAAACTCGCACCTACATCCGCATTTATCGCTATTCCAAAGACATTGCATTCGAGTTTCTCTCCGGAACAATTACAGCATCTACAACATTTACGATATCTACAACGTATACTACATTTACGACATCTACCACAATTACAGCATACACAACACTTACAGTATCTATACAACATCTACTACATTGCCATCACAAGGAGTTGATCGCAGGAGTGCCCACAATGCATAGAGGCGAGACACAGACAGCTGGACCTACATCTCGCTGCAGTTCGAAAACGATATACATCCTGCTATTAATGCCATGAAGCAAGCTTATTGGTCAGGATATCAACAGCTTTAGCCTTTATACGAAACTACGGCCAATGCAACATATGAATAAACTATCTCCGTCACTACAAAACATGAAGATTGAGCGAAATTCTAGCACCCGGCCCTCTTGGAGCAGCATCCGAAAACATCGCTTATTATTCGGTAACATGATTTACTCGAGCTCTTTGCTTTAGACATTGTTGGAAAACTAGCGTCGTAGGCTTCACTTGGATGCCCCTCATCTTCGACTTTAGGTATAACTGAAGAGGAATACTATTCGCAATTTTTGCTGCAAGTAGTCCAGACCTTGTCAAATGTTTCGCGCTCCG encodes:
- a CDS encoding uncharacterized protein (EggNog:ENOG41~SECRETED:SignalP(1-20)); translated protein: MQYPSSIFALFAFLALRVYGLEAPIEGYGVIELQWEVETTPGGPTVLVNGTIEQVYDKLTKINPNFTTEYPLQSRHRGASGAREKRYTVESYFCWSRWPYTSLFTIEDGISYLRGVRGQPTNGPGPGNCGRNSGSKTLQDFGDIADGAEVITDNCQATVVVAGIPEVVTAGQVFYTDAWNVIVRKDTDNC
- a CDS encoding uncharacterized protein (EggNog:ENOG41), with product MWTALAAGESDAENPSKLSPSAETLEWQTARITVRADRSWLVKANANGPEQRTIGHEDGDNLVQPVGDGVLQTLIEDQWCIVEVLPPRQNHVQVHTTSRKAQAEEESVGPDQSALRSSNGLDLQRQQRWDAGERQTPDEPRPVIRAEPTVNGLYVGWFTYMLGPVFVRPVDTGDATPNVRHQVSCADFEGTDFKVEPAGCVAGCQTIPHYLATMPDNLRAMARSSQPFFGLVHTLSRQ